The region TCGAACGCGGCGGCGCTGTGGTAAACGAGGACGTTCTCGGTCTCCATTAACCGTCCGGCCAGCGCGGCACACATCATCAGGGGCGTCGCCTGCGCGACCGACAGACAAACCCGATCACCTGATTTGACGTGCGAGACGGCCTCGTCGGGCTGGACCAGGCGCGCCCCCAACTGCGCACGCCAGTCAGGAGCGTGATTAATCCGCGGTGCGGTCGCCATTATGCGGCCGCTGCTGACTGGGTCGGGTCGACGCCCAATTCGCGCAGAAAACCGGCCGTGCGATCGTTGAGCAGGCCTACCTTCTGCATGTTGGTCACAATGGTCTGATGCATCTCACGGCGGAACAGCTTGCGAAAGTAGGCTGCGTCGGCGGAGCTTCGAGCGATTTCCTTGCGCGCGATCCGAATCTCCTCGACCTCCTGTGGACTCATCCCGATTGCTTCGTAGGCTTCCTGCGGGAATTGCCCGGTCAGCACCAGGTGAATTGCCTCGCGGGTGAAATCCTCGAGCTCGCGCATCTCGGAGGGATTCAGGGTTTGGATCGCATCGGGCAGACTCAGCACCGAAAAACCCATATGGCGTGATTCATCCGCCAAGATTCGCTTGCAGATCGTGCGTAGCAGCGGGTCGAGGGCGGTATCCCCCAGCATCCGAAACAACGAAACTGCAAAGGTCTCCGCGATGAGCTGTAATCCCACCGTCTTCACGAACCACTTGCCGTGCCCGAGAATGTACTCGAACACCGCGCGGACGTTTTTG is a window of Candidatus Binataceae bacterium DNA encoding:
- a CDS encoding ferritin-like domain-containing protein, whose product is MAETAERISTTLETVFQRSYTSEAPDLRRLYENAKRDQWNAARDIDWTQTVDLDRGIFANELVDGHGTDTLNRLGPKRFAELNVEFSCWRLSQLLHGEEGAMLACSQLVNMVPGNDAKFFQATQVVDEARHAEVLSRYLMEKCGGKIYPITKNVRAVFEYILGHGKWFVKTVGLQLIAETFAVSLFRMLGDTALDPLLRTICKRILADESRHMGFSVLSLPDAIQTLNPSEMRELEDFTREAIHLVLTGQFPQEAYEAIGMSPQEVEEIRIARKEIARSSADAAYFRKLFRREMHQTIVTNMQKVGLLNDRTAGFLRELGVDPTQSAAAA